From the genome of Streptomyces sp. NBC_00659, one region includes:
- a CDS encoding MerR family transcriptional regulator: protein MGDGRSDRGRGPGTGSAEAGVTTGALARRLGVSPTTLRSWDRRYGMGPAVRSGGRHRRWTPQDVAMLEEMCRLTSAGVPAAEAARAAKGRPDPLTPESGSAADGLEPPSPAAGAEPFGDPRQECKGLARAAVRLDAPSVDDQLTSLVERHGVVVGWEEVMVPTLHAVGRKWESAGDRYVEVEHLLSWQISRVLHRASGPVGPRSPATGGPIVLACVPGEQHCLPLEALHAGLVEQGLPARMFGPAVPPEALTAAVRRLGPVAVVLWSQTRSTADRPLARHIAATAWGVKGARSHPAVLLGGPGWAGRQEPGMLRPPGLREALTTLVSLAEG from the coding sequence ATGGGTGATGGCCGGTCGGATCGGGGTCGGGGACCTGGCACGGGATCCGCGGAGGCCGGTGTCACCACCGGCGCGCTGGCCCGCCGCCTGGGAGTGTCACCCACCACGCTGCGTTCCTGGGACCGCAGATACGGAATGGGCCCCGCCGTCCGTTCCGGCGGACGGCACCGCCGCTGGACGCCCCAGGACGTGGCGATGCTCGAGGAGATGTGCCGGCTGACCTCGGCCGGAGTGCCGGCCGCCGAGGCGGCCAGGGCGGCGAAGGGCCGGCCCGACCCGCTGACGCCCGAAAGCGGGAGCGCGGCCGACGGCCTGGAACCCCCGTCACCGGCGGCCGGGGCGGAGCCGTTCGGGGACCCCAGACAGGAGTGCAAGGGGCTCGCGCGCGCCGCCGTACGCCTCGACGCGCCGTCCGTGGACGACCAGTTGACCTCGCTCGTCGAGCGGCACGGCGTGGTCGTCGGCTGGGAGGAGGTGATGGTGCCGACCCTGCACGCGGTGGGCCGCAAATGGGAGTCCGCCGGGGACCGCTACGTGGAGGTGGAGCACCTGCTGTCGTGGCAGATCTCCCGGGTGCTGCACCGCGCTTCGGGACCGGTGGGGCCCCGATCGCCGGCGACCGGCGGTCCGATCGTGCTGGCCTGCGTCCCGGGCGAACAGCACTGCCTCCCGCTGGAGGCGTTGCACGCGGGGCTCGTCGAACAGGGCCTGCCCGCGCGGATGTTCGGCCCCGCCGTGCCCCCTGAGGCGCTGACCGCGGCGGTGCGCCGGCTGGGACCGGTCGCCGTCGTGCTGTGGTCGCAGACCCGCTCCACCGCCGACCGCCCGCTGGCCCGGCACATCGCGGCCACCGCCTGGGGGGTCAAGGGCGCCCGCAGCCATCCCGCCGTCCTGCTGGGCGGCCCCGGCTGGGCCGGACGCCAGGAACCGGGCATGCTCCGGCCGCCGGGACTGAGGGAGGCGCTCACCACGCTGGTGAGCCTGGCCGAGGGCTGA
- a CDS encoding sigma-70 family RNA polymerase sigma factor produces the protein MSADPTAEHLTAESGDALTDADLARGIVDGDEASMATAYRRWAPLVQALARRSLGDAREAEDVTQQVFLAVWRGARGYRPERGPVAAWLVGITRRKIADALSARTRRTELVGAAGALLVLADDTRSRPEATLDRVVVRHELAKLPTPQRRVLHLAFYEDLTQTQIARRTGWPLGTVKSHSRRGMHQLRDCLRPLAEV, from the coding sequence ATGAGCGCAGATCCGACCGCCGAGCACCTGACCGCCGAGTCCGGGGACGCTCTCACGGACGCGGACCTGGCCCGTGGAATCGTCGACGGGGACGAGGCGTCCATGGCCACCGCGTACCGGCGCTGGGCTCCCCTGGTCCAGGCCCTGGCCCGGCGTTCGCTGGGCGACGCGCGCGAGGCGGAGGACGTCACCCAGCAGGTGTTCCTCGCCGTATGGCGGGGGGCCCGGGGTTACCGGCCCGAACGCGGCCCGGTGGCCGCGTGGCTCGTCGGCATCACCCGGCGCAAGATCGCCGACGCCCTGTCCGCGCGGACCCGGCGCACCGAGCTGGTGGGCGCGGCCGGCGCCCTTCTGGTCCTCGCCGACGACACCAGGTCCCGGCCCGAGGCCACGCTCGACCGTGTCGTCGTCCGGCACGAGCTGGCCAAGCTCCCGACCCCGCAGCGACGGGTCCTGCACCTCGCGTTCTACGAGGACCTCACGCAGACCCAGATCGCCCGGCGCACCGGCTGGCCGCTGGGCACCGTCAAGAGCCACTCCCGACGCGGTATGCACCAGCTCCGCGACTGTCTGCGACCGCTCGCCGAGGTCTGA
- a CDS encoding sigma-70 family RNA polymerase sigma factor produces the protein MKEAVEIGRKPSAEPDLPDLMSRVARGDQDAFASLYDVVAGPVLGIVRKVLRDPAQSEEVAQEVLVEVWRTAARYRPERGSVMNWVLTLTHQRAVDRVRSVEASAAREQKAALLDRTSPFDEVTEQVEARLEREQVRRCLRTLTELQRESVTLAYYRGLTYREVAELLATPLGTVKTRLRDGLIRLRDCLGVTA, from the coding sequence GTGAAGGAAGCCGTGGAGATCGGGCGAAAGCCGTCCGCGGAGCCGGACCTGCCGGATCTCATGTCCCGGGTCGCCCGCGGTGACCAGGACGCGTTCGCCTCGCTCTACGACGTGGTGGCGGGCCCGGTCCTCGGCATCGTGCGCAAGGTGCTGCGCGACCCGGCGCAGTCGGAGGAGGTCGCGCAGGAGGTGCTCGTCGAGGTGTGGCGGACCGCGGCCCGCTACCGCCCCGAGCGGGGGTCGGTGATGAACTGGGTCCTGACCCTCACCCATCAGCGGGCCGTGGACCGGGTGCGCTCGGTCGAGGCCTCGGCCGCGCGGGAGCAGAAGGCCGCGCTCCTCGACCGGACGTCCCCGTTCGACGAGGTGACCGAACAGGTCGAGGCGCGCCTGGAACGTGAGCAGGTACGGCGCTGTCTGCGCACACTGACGGAGCTCCAGCGCGAGTCGGTGACCCTGGCCTACTACCGCGGGCTGACCTACCGGGAGGTGGCGGAGCTGCTGGCGACCCCCCTCGGCACGGTCAAGACCCGGCTGCGCGACGGACTGATCCGGCTGCGCGACTGCCTGGGGGTCACGGCGTGA
- a CDS encoding anti-sigma factor — translation MTPVDLHTLTGAYALHALADDERERFERHAADCADCTREVRELSATAARLGLAVTASPGPALKDRVMRRITSVRQEPPRALPLTALLAPGIRRHRPGRWALAAALAAAASLGGTAVWQHERAQDAQEQARQAERRADQVTAVLTAPDARSRTAKLAGGASGTVVVSRSRDRAVFIPSKMARPPGGKVYQLWFDDAGTMRSAGLMDPGRTTGAVLLEGSLDGASGMGITVEPAGGSPRPTSAPVALLGLPV, via the coding sequence GTGACCCCCGTGGATCTGCACACGCTGACCGGCGCGTACGCGCTGCACGCGCTGGCCGACGACGAACGCGAGCGTTTCGAGCGGCACGCCGCGGACTGCGCCGACTGCACGCGGGAGGTCCGTGAGCTCAGTGCCACCGCGGCGCGGCTGGGCCTGGCCGTCACGGCTTCGCCGGGCCCGGCCCTCAAGGACCGGGTGATGCGGCGGATCACCTCCGTCCGCCAGGAGCCGCCGCGCGCCCTTCCCCTCACGGCTCTCCTGGCCCCCGGCATCCGCCGGCACCGGCCCGGGCGATGGGCGCTGGCCGCGGCTCTGGCCGCGGCGGCCTCGCTCGGCGGTACGGCGGTGTGGCAGCACGAGCGCGCCCAGGACGCCCAGGAGCAGGCCCGGCAGGCCGAACGGCGTGCGGACCAGGTGACCGCGGTCCTCACCGCCCCCGACGCCAGGTCACGTACGGCGAAGCTGGCCGGCGGGGCGAGCGGCACGGTCGTCGTGTCCCGGAGCCGGGACCGGGCGGTGTTCATCCCCTCGAAGATGGCGAGGCCGCCGGGCGGCAAGGTGTACCAGCTGTGGTTCGACGACGCGGGCACCATGCGGTCCGCCGGGCTGATGGACCCGGGCCGCACGACCGGGGCCGTACTGCTGGAGGGTTCCCTCGACGGTGCGTCCGGCATGGGGATCACCGTGGAGCCGGCCGGTGGTTCCCCCAGGCCGACGTCCGCGCCGGTGGCCCTGCTGGGCCTCCCCGTCTGA
- a CDS encoding DUF1295 domain-containing protein, translating into MSGFPWEAFDRNLALAAGAAFAVMLATFAVAVRGGLHRIVDVAWGIGFTAVALVTFLASAGEGDEARRVLVTVLTSVWGLRLAAHIARRGRGHGEDPRYEALLAKAPGSRDLYALRMVYLLQGALVWLVSLPVQAAQYIPGPLTGFAWAGTALWALGLFFEAVGDAQLARFKADPAHRGRVMDRGLWSWTRHPNYFGDFCVWWGLFLLACDSPQAAAVALVSPLVMSYLLINGSGKPMLERHMAKRPGFAEYAARTSGFFPLPPRPRR; encoded by the coding sequence ATGAGCGGTTTCCCCTGGGAGGCGTTCGACCGGAACCTCGCTCTCGCGGCCGGAGCGGCGTTCGCCGTCATGCTCGCCACCTTCGCCGTCGCCGTACGCGGGGGCCTGCACCGGATCGTGGACGTCGCCTGGGGGATCGGCTTCACCGCGGTGGCCCTCGTCACCTTCCTGGCGTCCGCCGGTGAGGGCGACGAGGCCCGCCGCGTGCTCGTCACCGTCCTCACCTCGGTGTGGGGACTGCGGCTGGCGGCGCACATCGCGCGGCGCGGCCGGGGACACGGCGAGGACCCGCGCTACGAAGCCCTGCTGGCCAAGGCGCCCGGCAGCCGTGACCTCTACGCCCTGCGCATGGTGTACCTCCTGCAAGGGGCGCTGGTGTGGCTGGTGTCGCTGCCCGTCCAGGCCGCGCAGTACATTCCGGGGCCGCTGACGGGCTTCGCCTGGGCGGGCACCGCCCTGTGGGCTCTCGGGCTGTTCTTCGAGGCGGTCGGCGACGCCCAGCTGGCCCGCTTCAAGGCCGATCCGGCCCACCGCGGCCGTGTCATGGACCGCGGCCTGTGGAGCTGGACCCGCCACCCCAACTACTTCGGCGACTTCTGCGTCTGGTGGGGCCTGTTCCTGCTCGCGTGCGACAGCCCGCAGGCGGCCGCCGTGGCGCTGGTGTCGCCGCTGGTGATGAGCTACCTCCTGATCAACGGCAGCGGGAAGCCGATGCTGGAGCGCCACATGGCCAAGCGCCCGGGTTTCGCCGAGTACGCGGCGCGCACCAGCGGCTTTTTTCCGCTGCCACCGAGACCGCGCCGCTGA
- a CDS encoding cyclopropane-fatty-acyl-phospholipid synthase family protein, translated as MTTAESCPVGTPRRDTDPLRWPDVVARPPSSRARTAVTRAVVLRALERLPLRARFADGTRAGLGGPVIEIHDPAAFHRRIGAQGLVGFGESYMAREWDAPDLVAALTVLAGNAARLVPAPLQRLRALWAMRRPDIQRNTPAGARHNISRHYDLSNDLFALFLDDTLSYSSALFRGFPASWTLLPAAQHRKIDRLLDLADVGPGTRLLEIGTGWGELAIRAAARGARVTSLTLSREQRALARERVRRAGLDDRVRIELCDYREATGTYDAVVSVEMIEAVGEEFWPVYFTTLDARLAPGGRLALQAITMPHDRMLASRDTFTWIQKYVFPGGLLPSVEAVEEVTRAHTGLRTTRRDAFGEHYAETLRLWRERFTERADEVAALGFDETFRRMWTFYLAYSEAGFRSGYLDVQQYLFTKEDPTP; from the coding sequence ATGACGACAGCCGAGTCCTGTCCCGTCGGGACACCCCGACGGGACACCGACCCGCTCCGCTGGCCGGACGTCGTGGCCCGGCCGCCGTCGTCGCGGGCCCGCACGGCCGTCACCCGCGCGGTGGTGCTGCGGGCGCTCGAACGACTGCCGCTGCGGGCGCGGTTCGCGGACGGAACCCGCGCCGGCCTCGGCGGCCCGGTCATCGAGATCCACGACCCGGCGGCCTTCCACCGCCGCATCGGCGCCCAGGGCCTCGTCGGCTTCGGCGAGTCCTACATGGCGCGGGAGTGGGACGCGCCGGACCTGGTCGCCGCGCTCACCGTCCTCGCCGGCAACGCGGCCCGGCTGGTCCCGGCACCGCTGCAGAGACTGCGGGCGCTCTGGGCGATGCGCCGGCCGGACATCCAGCGCAACACCCCCGCGGGAGCCCGCCACAACATTAGCCGCCACTACGACCTGTCCAACGACCTGTTCGCGCTCTTCCTCGACGACACCCTCAGCTATTCGTCGGCCCTCTTCCGCGGCTTCCCCGCCTCCTGGACGCTGCTGCCCGCCGCCCAGCACCGCAAGATCGACCGGCTCCTCGACCTCGCCGACGTGGGACCCGGCACACGGCTCCTCGAAATCGGCACCGGCTGGGGCGAGCTGGCGATCCGCGCCGCCGCCCGCGGCGCCCGGGTCACCTCGCTCACCCTCTCCCGCGAACAGCGGGCCCTGGCCCGTGAACGGGTGCGCCGGGCGGGGCTCGACGACCGCGTGCGCATCGAACTGTGCGACTACCGCGAGGCCACCGGCACCTACGACGCCGTGGTCAGCGTCGAGATGATCGAGGCCGTGGGAGAGGAGTTCTGGCCCGTCTACTTCACCACCCTCGACGCCCGGCTCGCCCCCGGCGGCCGTCTCGCCCTCCAGGCGATCACCATGCCGCACGACCGCATGCTCGCCTCCCGCGACACCTTCACCTGGATCCAGAAGTACGTCTTCCCGGGCGGCCTGCTGCCCTCGGTGGAGGCGGTGGAAGAGGTGACCCGCGCCCACACCGGTCTGCGCACCACGCGCAGGGACGCCTTCGGGGAGCACTACGCGGAAACGCTGCGGCTGTGGCGCGAGCGGTTCACCGAGCGGGCCGACGAGGTCGCGGCGCTCGGCTTCGACGAGACCTTCCGCCGGATGTGGACCTTCTATCTCGCCTACTCCGAAGCCGGATTCCGCTCCGGCTATCTGGACGTCCAGCAGTACCTGTTCACGAAGGAGGATCCCACGCCATGA
- a CDS encoding DUF1365 domain-containing protein — protein MTGVPALYPCTVAHVRTRPTRYALRHRTYMWLTDPDHPPELPYPLRPLARFDPRDHFDGDQPSIRAGLDRFLASHGVDLHGGPVLMLAHARVLGHVFNPLTLYWCHDPDGTARCVVAEVHNTYGERHTYLLRPDDSGIARTRKEFYVSPFFPVDGAYRMRLPEPGSRLDLTVGLERAGERPFTATVRGTRQAATAGALLRQALRHPWSTVAVSAAIRLHGIRLYLRGLPVQPRTPRRDQESVT, from the coding sequence GTGACCGGCGTCCCCGCCCTCTATCCCTGCACGGTCGCGCACGTACGGACCCGTCCCACCCGGTACGCACTCCGCCACCGGACGTACATGTGGCTGACCGACCCCGACCATCCACCCGAACTGCCCTACCCGTTGCGCCCGTTGGCCCGCTTCGACCCCCGGGACCACTTCGACGGCGACCAGCCGAGCATCCGCGCGGGCCTGGACCGCTTCCTCGCCTCGCACGGTGTCGACCTGCACGGCGGACCGGTCCTGATGCTCGCCCACGCCCGAGTCCTCGGCCATGTCTTCAACCCGCTGACCCTGTACTGGTGCCACGACCCCGACGGCACCGCCCGCTGTGTCGTCGCCGAGGTGCACAACACCTACGGCGAACGGCACACGTATCTGCTGCGCCCCGACGACAGCGGCATCGCGCGGACCCGCAAGGAGTTCTACGTCTCGCCGTTCTTCCCCGTCGACGGCGCCTACCGCATGCGGCTGCCCGAGCCCGGCAGCCGGCTCGATCTGACGGTGGGTCTGGAACGCGCGGGAGAGCGGCCCTTCACCGCCACCGTACGCGGGACACGGCAGGCGGCCACGGCCGGCGCGCTGCTGCGTCAGGCACTGCGCCACCCCTGGTCCACCGTCGCCGTGTCCGCCGCCATCCGGCTGCACGGCATCCGCCTCTACCTGCGCGGGCTGCCCGTGCAGCCCCGCACCCCGCGACGAGACCAGGAGAGCGTGACATGA
- a CDS encoding NAD(P)/FAD-dependent oxidoreductase: MRTRHGPADAPDGGAGHPGQERPGALRRTAVIGGGVAGLTAAYVLSRERPVALYEADDRLGGHAHTHDLTSSDGRLHRVDSGFIVHNRRTYPHLLWLFAELGVATQESEMSMSVRCEGCGLQYAGARGPAGLFARPRSALHGPYLRMLTEVPAFHRAARRLLADGGEDALTLDEFITRQRFSPYFTRHFMTPLVSAVWSCDAATARRYPAAYLFRFMDHHGMLSVGGSPAWRTVTGGSRSYVDRLAKELDAVHTSTPVRAVRRHAGGVDVTTEDGTTASYGSVVIAVHPGQALRLLADPTRLEREVLGAFRYSRNTTLLHTDTTLLPSARRARASWNYLMPDCHTDVDRVRVSYDMNRLQRLDAPETYVVTLGGEDRVDPARILARMEYEHPVYTPESVAAQHRLPALNSPVTAYAGAYHGWGFHEDGCRSGVEAAEALGVTW; encoded by the coding sequence ATGAGAACGAGGCACGGGCCGGCAGACGCTCCGGACGGCGGCGCAGGGCACCCCGGACAGGAACGCCCGGGAGCACTCCGGCGTACGGCCGTGATCGGCGGGGGAGTGGCCGGGCTCACCGCCGCGTACGTGCTGAGCCGAGAGCGGCCCGTGGCCCTCTACGAAGCGGACGACCGGCTCGGCGGACACGCCCACACCCACGACCTGACCTCGTCCGACGGACGCCTGCACCGCGTCGACTCGGGCTTCATCGTGCACAACCGCCGCACCTACCCCCACCTGCTGTGGCTGTTCGCCGAACTCGGTGTCGCCACGCAGGAGTCCGAGATGAGCATGTCGGTGCGGTGCGAGGGATGCGGACTCCAGTACGCGGGCGCCCGGGGTCCCGCCGGTCTGTTCGCCCGGCCGCGCAGCGCGCTGCACGGCCCCTACCTGCGGATGCTCACCGAAGTCCCGGCGTTCCACCGCGCCGCCCGCCGGCTGCTGGCCGACGGCGGCGAAGACGCCCTCACGCTCGACGAGTTCATCACCCGGCAGCGCTTCTCGCCCTATTTCACCCGGCACTTCATGACCCCGCTCGTCTCCGCCGTCTGGTCCTGCGACGCGGCCACGGCCCGCCGCTACCCGGCCGCCTACCTGTTCCGCTTCATGGACCACCACGGCATGCTCTCGGTGGGCGGCTCGCCCGCCTGGCGCACGGTCACCGGAGGCTCCCGCTCCTACGTCGACCGACTGGCCAAGGAACTCGACGCGGTGCACACCTCCACCCCGGTCCGGGCCGTGCGCCGCCACGCCGGCGGAGTGGACGTCACCACCGAGGACGGCACCACCGCCTCGTACGGCTCCGTCGTCATCGCCGTGCATCCCGGCCAGGCCCTGCGGCTGCTCGCCGACCCCACCCGCCTGGAACGCGAGGTGCTCGGGGCGTTCCGTTACTCGCGCAACACCACCCTTCTCCACACCGACACGACGCTGCTGCCGAGCGCCCGCCGCGCACGCGCCTCCTGGAACTACCTGATGCCCGACTGCCACACCGACGTCGACCGGGTCCGGGTCAGCTACGACATGAACCGACTTCAGCGGCTGGACGCGCCCGAGACCTATGTCGTCACGCTCGGCGGCGAGGACCGGGTCGACCCGGCACGGATCCTGGCCCGCATGGAGTACGAACACCCCGTCTACACGCCCGAGTCCGTCGCCGCCCAGCACCGTCTCCCCGCCCTGAACAGCCCGGTGACCGCGTACGCGGGCGCCTACCACGGCTGGGGCTTCCACGAGGACGGCTGCCGGTCCGGGGTCGAGGCGGCAGAGGCACTGGGGGTGACCTGGTGA
- a CDS encoding AMP-binding protein encodes MLVPFGALDFLDRAVTVYGDRLGVVDEPDQPAEPWEGLTYRRVGELARAQAAGLDALGVPHGARVAVVSPNSARLLTSFFGVSGHGRVLVPVNFRLTADEVSYIVEHSGASVLLVDPELADRFAGVGCKHRFTLGPAADAELYRFDTEPRPWEADENATATINYTSGTTARPKGVQITHRNIWVNATTFALHAGVTDRDVYLHTLPMFHANGWGMPFAMAGLGVRQIALRKVDGAEILRRVAEHGVTVMCAAPAVVNAVLAAAESFDGEIPGRDRVRIIVAGAPPPTRTVARVESLLGWEFIQIYGLTETSPLLTVNRARAEWDGLDPQDRAEKLVRAGAPALGVTLRTAPDGEILARSNVVLEGYWEQPAETERALADGWFHTGDGGSIGDDGYLTISDRKKDVIITGGENVSSIEVEDALFSHPAVAEVAVIGVPHEKWGETVKALVVLAPDAEATESELIEYCKERLAGYKAPTSVEFRDVLARTATGKLQKYKLREPYWEGHERHVN; translated from the coding sequence ATGCTCGTCCCTTTCGGAGCGCTTGATTTCCTGGACCGCGCCGTCACCGTGTACGGCGACCGCCTCGGCGTCGTCGACGAACCCGACCAGCCGGCCGAGCCCTGGGAAGGGCTGACCTACCGGCGCGTCGGTGAGCTGGCCCGGGCCCAGGCCGCCGGGCTCGACGCGCTGGGCGTCCCGCACGGCGCGCGCGTGGCCGTCGTCTCGCCCAACAGTGCCCGGCTGCTCACCTCCTTCTTCGGCGTCAGCGGCCACGGCCGGGTCCTCGTACCGGTCAACTTCCGTCTGACGGCCGACGAGGTGAGTTACATCGTCGAGCACTCGGGCGCGAGCGTCCTGCTCGTCGACCCCGAACTGGCCGACCGCTTCGCCGGGGTCGGCTGCAAGCACCGCTTCACGCTCGGTCCCGCCGCGGACGCCGAGCTGTACCGCTTCGACACCGAACCCCGGCCCTGGGAGGCGGACGAGAACGCCACCGCGACGATCAACTACACCAGCGGCACGACGGCCCGGCCCAAAGGCGTACAGATCACGCACCGCAACATCTGGGTCAACGCCACGACCTTCGCCCTGCACGCCGGGGTCACCGACCGTGATGTGTACCTGCACACCCTGCCCATGTTCCACGCGAACGGATGGGGGATGCCCTTCGCGATGGCGGGCCTCGGCGTCCGGCAGATCGCGCTGCGCAAGGTCGACGGGGCGGAGATCCTGCGCCGGGTCGCCGAGCACGGCGTCACGGTGATGTGCGCGGCCCCGGCCGTCGTCAACGCGGTGCTGGCCGCAGCCGAGTCCTTCGACGGCGAGATCCCCGGCCGCGACCGGGTCCGTATCATCGTCGCCGGAGCGCCGCCGCCCACCAGGACCGTCGCACGGGTCGAGTCCCTGCTGGGCTGGGAGTTCATCCAGATCTACGGCCTCACCGAGACCTCACCCCTGCTCACCGTCAACCGCGCCCGCGCCGAATGGGACGGCCTCGACCCGCAGGACCGCGCCGAGAAACTGGTACGCGCCGGCGCCCCCGCGCTGGGCGTGACCCTGCGCACCGCCCCCGACGGCGAGATCCTCGCGCGCTCCAACGTCGTGCTGGAGGGCTACTGGGAGCAGCCCGCGGAGACCGAACGGGCACTGGCCGACGGCTGGTTCCACACCGGCGACGGCGGATCCATCGGCGACGACGGCTATCTGACGATCAGTGACCGCAAGAAGGACGTGATCATCACGGGCGGTGAGAACGTGTCCTCGATCGAGGTGGAGGACGCGCTCTTCAGCCATCCGGCGGTGGCCGAGGTCGCGGTCATCGGTGTGCCGCACGAGAAGTGGGGGGAGACCGTCAAGGCCCTGGTGGTCCTCGCTCCGGACGCGGAGGCCACGGAGAGCGAGCTGATCGAGTACTGCAAGGAGCGCCTCGCCGGGTACAAGGCGCCGACCTCGGTCGAGTTCCGGGACGTCCTGGCACGGACGGCCACCGGCAAACTCCAGAAGTACAAGCTGCGCGAGCCGTACTGGGAGGGGCACGAACGGCACGTCAACTGA
- a CDS encoding GNAT family N-acetyltransferase codes for MDSRPTFDLPRPLRIGGLGLHLREWSDDDVADLVALYDDPEIDRWTPVVSPFDTQAALAYLAAAEQKTAERRGVQLAITTDGARPQGEILLFPGTADDRDVELAYGVGAAYRGQGLATRAVRLVVDFAHRRVGGRRVVLCIEDGNTASEAVAKATGFVLTDDEPVVRTAKGRDVVLRTWNHLERVGSRLG; via the coding sequence ATGGACAGCCGACCGACGTTCGACTTGCCCCGGCCCCTGCGCATCGGCGGGCTGGGGCTGCATCTACGCGAGTGGTCCGACGACGACGTCGCGGATCTCGTCGCGCTCTACGACGATCCCGAGATCGACCGGTGGACACCGGTCGTCTCGCCCTTCGACACCCAGGCGGCGCTCGCCTACCTCGCGGCGGCCGAGCAGAAGACCGCCGAGAGGCGAGGGGTGCAGCTCGCCATCACCACGGACGGTGCGCGGCCCCAGGGGGAGATCCTGCTGTTCCCCGGCACGGCCGACGACCGTGACGTCGAGCTGGCCTACGGCGTGGGGGCCGCCTACCGGGGCCAGGGGCTCGCGACCCGCGCGGTCCGGCTCGTCGTGGACTTCGCCCACCGTCGCGTCGGCGGTCGGCGCGTCGTGCTGTGCATCGAGGACGGGAACACCGCGAGCGAGGCGGTCGCCAAGGCGACGGGTTTCGTCCTGACCGACGACGAGCCCGTGGTCCGTACGGCGAAGGGCCGGGACGTCGTGCTGCGGACCTGGAACCATCTCGAACGCGTCGGCTCACGCCTCGGATGA
- a CDS encoding hydrolase, with protein sequence MLGFRKSRHRLTTALGLFGLLVTGAALQAATAVPARAATPHRVLFDNGHAETAGNADWIISTSQPDPLGQNSSPTSETSWTGALSSWGVALQNTGNYSLKTLPSGSSLTYGGSAATDLSNFDELVLPEPNTLFTTAEKTAIMTFVKNGGGLFMISDHTGADRNSDGYDAVEIFNDLMSNNSVDSTDPFGFSVDTLSISSDYPSAISDSTNTILHGSFGTVTKSLIASGTTATLKPADNSAVKGLLYRTGYSGNTGAFFATSTFGSGKVAFWGDSSPIDDGTGQSGNTLYDGWNDTGATNKALALNATDWLAGTTSGGGGGGGGTCTAAQLLANQGFESGSTSWTATSGVITNSAGEAARTGSYKAWLNGYGSANTNTLAQSVTIPSGCSATLSFYLHVDTAETTTSTAYDTLKAQVVNSSGTVLSTLATYSNLNAASGYTQRSFSLGTTYAGQTVTIKFTGVEGSTLQTSFVLDDTALNVS encoded by the coding sequence ATGCTCGGATTCAGGAAGTCCCGTCACAGACTCACCACCGCCCTGGGCCTGTTCGGACTGCTCGTCACGGGTGCCGCGCTCCAGGCGGCCACCGCTGTTCCCGCCCGCGCGGCCACCCCCCACCGTGTCCTGTTCGACAACGGCCACGCCGAGACCGCGGGCAACGCCGACTGGATCATCTCCACCAGTCAGCCCGACCCGCTCGGCCAGAATTCCAGCCCGACCTCGGAGACTTCCTGGACGGGCGCCCTGTCCTCCTGGGGCGTGGCCCTGCAGAACACGGGCAACTACAGCCTGAAGACGCTGCCTTCGGGCTCCAGCCTCACCTACGGGGGCAGTGCCGCGACCGACCTGTCGAACTTCGACGAGCTGGTGCTGCCCGAGCCCAACACGCTGTTCACCACGGCCGAGAAGACCGCCATCATGACGTTCGTCAAGAACGGCGGCGGCCTCTTCATGATCTCCGACCACACCGGAGCCGACCGCAACAGCGACGGCTACGACGCGGTCGAGATCTTCAACGACCTGATGAGCAACAACAGCGTCGACAGCACCGACCCGTTCGGCTTCTCCGTCGACACGCTGAGTATCAGCTCCGACTATCCGAGCGCCATCAGCGACAGCACCAACACGATTCTGCACGGCTCGTTCGGTACCGTCACCAAGAGCCTGATCGCCAGCGGGACGACGGCCACGCTCAAGCCGGCCGACAACTCGGCCGTCAAGGGCCTGCTCTACCGGACCGGTTACTCCGGGAACACCGGCGCGTTCTTCGCGACCAGCACGTTCGGCAGCGGCAAGGTCGCGTTCTGGGGCGACAGTTCCCCGATCGACGACGGCACCGGCCAGTCCGGCAACACCCTGTACGACGGCTGGAACGACACCGGCGCCACCAACAAGGCCCTCGCCCTGAACGCCACCGACTGGCTCGCCGGCACGACCAGCGGCGGCGGTGGCGGCGGTGGCGGCACCTGCACGGCCGCGCAACTGCTCGCCAACCAGGGCTTCGAGTCGGGCAGCACGTCCTGGACCGCCACCAGCGGGGTCATCACCAACAGCGCCGGCGAGGCGGCCCGCACCGGTTCGTACAAGGCCTGGCTCAACGGCTACGGCTCCGCCAACACCAACACGCTCGCACAGTCCGTGACCATCCCCTCGGGCTGCTCGGCCACCCTGAGCTTCTATCTCCACGTGGACACGGCCGAGACGACCACGAGCACGGCGTACGACACCCTCAAGGCCCAGGTCGTCAACAGCAGCGGTACCGTGCTGTCGACCCTGGCCACGTACTCGAACCTGAACGCCGCGTCCGGGTACACGCAGCGCTCGTTCAGCCTGGGCACCACCTACGCCGGGCAGACGGTCACGATCAAGTTCACCGGCGTCGAGGGCTCCACGCTCCAGACGTCGTTCGTCCTCGACGACACCGCGCTCAATGTGAGCTGA